The Ictalurus punctatus breed USDA103 chromosome 6, Coco_2.0, whole genome shotgun sequence DNA segment AAAATGCTGAAATCATGTCATGCATCATAACACGCAGCTAATCAGCCTCACGCTATACACCACGGGATGAATTAAGTGTTAGATTACGGAAGCTGATCCCAAACCCCCTAATTAGCAAAATAGTGCTTTACTTGGCCACACAGCCCAAGCTAATTATTTAAAGCAGCCTTCTTGTTAGCCAGCTAAAAGCCTAATGCCTTTGCCAATGTggcttttaaatatttaaaacgaTATATGTGTGATACTAAATATTGGTCACTTTATAAACATTTCGATTCtcggatttttattttttggttctAATGCGGAAGTGTTTGTACAAGTAGAGTATTAATTTACCGATTTACCGCAGATgtcgcgtcatgtgacgtcatcacaaccaactgacgcattcagccaaagccctcgtCGAGTCACGTGCGTCGCTCGAGAGTACAGCTAACAGGCCTCGTTTACCAGCAATCAcggcgaaagaccgtgcaacaCAACTTCGCGCAATCGCAAATTTCGCAAGCAGTTTTCCGCACATTCAAGCATTTCCAcaacaattattaaaaataaaatacataaaaaaaatttcaaaaaaaaaaaaaaaacacaactcgGCGACACTCTGTACTGACTGAAACACCCAAAGGATAAAAGAAAATATGAGTTACGTTTACCTTATTTATATCATTCTAAGTTAACTGATCTGTTGACGTGCAAATATAGAAACTCTGAGATTAGTTTATCTTCTAATAAATAAACGAATTCTGTCAAACACTCCATTCTGCCCCTGGAGGTTTTGATTAGTGATCGGTTTCCACAGCCATCGTTGCATAAAGTCCTTATAATTTCAATCATAATATAACCACTCTATGTTCCTTTTTGCCACAAAAAAATTCCCAATCATACACATATGAACACAAGTAAAATGTTAAAACTGTTAGCTAGTTGCAGctttaattacatttcaattattataataataataattattattattattaacgatGACTATTACGTATGTGGGAAATAGCCGCGTACACAAGTCACAATAAGCACAGTTTCAGTGCTTATTGCTAATTCTGATTCGTAACCTGATGTCAACGATGTCGAAAATAAGCCCCGCCTACTTCTTAACAACTCTGCATCCAACACAGATgctactgcaaaaaaaaaaaaaaaaggcttggaaTGCAGCCTTAGATTGGGATTTTCTTTTTCGAGCATAAACACAAATCCCAGCGTGAATTATCATCAACTGTTTACCGTGACACAAATTTGATCGCACGTCACTCCTAAGATCTAAGCCGACGAGTTACACGGTGAAAAATGAGCGGTTGTCAATGTCAACGCCAACGCTGAACTATTAATGTCACTTTCTCCACTTTGATCAAGGATTATAATTTTGAAAGAAGTAAAAATTTGCTGCTAGATCATCcagcgtgggggggggggggggggggggagcactTAAAGGAATGAAAGTTCTCCCTCAGTGATTGCCAAGAGGCTCATTAACTTCAGGAAGCGTCTCTTGCCTCGTGGaattagttacatttaacgttgatGAAGCGAAATTTACGCCATATAAATAAGTAATCTGAACAGACTGAACTTTGCACTAGCTGTGGTATATCTGTGTGGTGGTTGTGTACCGACTCCGTTTCCgtgaaacccccccccacccccacggCTTTTTATCTTCACATCATTCCACTTCCCGCATCCTGAATGCATTGAGAGACGCCATGTTATGACAATAAGCTACACGGCCGAGTTTTACTCTCGGGTCACATGTACACGTATTTTCTTGTGCCAAGTTTTTGTAACGCCACTACAGAGAATATTAATAATGCATAAACTTGCTGCGCTACTCAGcgtttttaatattttaccaTACGGTACGCGATATAATGTATTTTCGGATACAAAGCAAAATGAAATCCCATGTTTCATGTCAAGGGAAATTCCTTCAGTATGAAATATTAACTtggctattttttttctttttccatttacAATAGCAAAGTTACCTCAGGAATGAGACTCAGGCTGCTGTAATAAAGTCTATTTTGGGTGAATACTGGGTTTCACATTTTCTGATCCATATTTGATGTGACGTTTGGTGTGACGCGTCCAATATTTGACTTCGAATGGACGACGCAAACGATTTCTGAATTCTTAGTACAACTCGGTCACGGAAAGTTACGGAGGTTAACGTTAATGTTAAGACGGCGAGGCTAGCGCTTGTACGTTTCCTTAGGACTCcatttgaaaacaaaataaataaattaaacccAATGACATTGcctgttgccccgtcccaaatGGCGCACTAGGGCCTTGCGGCACTCCTCCGAGTCCACGCTTTGGTGACGTCAGCTACGGGGCGCTAAGGCGCGAGTCCACGAGGGCAATGGGGCTATTAATAGACAGCTTTTGGGACGGACTCGACGTCGTGATGTGCAATGTGACGTTTTTATCAGATAACCATTGACAACGGTCATATCTTCAAGTTCCATTCCATTTTAATTGactataattacattttttttttttaattcttcaaACTAATGAAATATTACTAAAAGCTAGAGCTACAGTTcaattacactgtaaatccttgTTAATTATAACAAAAACTTGCACTTAAAAATCCTCTTCTCGGTCATGCTGGCTAAAACCTGCAATCGAAACTCCTCCCCCGCTTTCTGATTGGTCTGTCGCAAGAGCTGTTGGCTAGCGGACTACCGTGCCGGCGCAAAGGGGGGCGTTCGCGAGAACCCTCACAAGCGTTAAAATCACAAATGGGACACACTACGGACTCGTAGACTCAGAGAACACGCAACCGAAGGTCACGAGACCGCAAGTCCACTTGAAGTGCGCCATTTTGGACAGGGCCTGTGTTTGTTCCAATTTGTCCGATTGCCCATGAGATAAACAGTTAATTCCGTGTAGGAGATTAACATAAAGACCCCGTGTCATGCCGATATGGGAAAAtcatcaacaacagggtggtatGACGGAGCAGAGTCACCACTCCCGCTCCAGATCTGATTATATTCCTACAACCGCATGTTCTGAAATGTTTAATCCCTCTTCCATCACGGCAGCTCGCCAACACTaacgatgttttatttttattaaagaatgacacgtcatcgttttaatccatttatagcagctgtaaacagtcgtgCCCCGACTATATCTGCGCGTACTATTGCAGTGATAAGTGGCGTTTCACTAACCCGGTTGCTGGTCTTCAGTTCCAGCTGTAATCTAATAGAGCTGATTGAGAGCGGTTAAACATATAAACCGATTCTCTTCGAGCAGGAGTGTTGGATTAAGTCCGCAGAAACACGAGCTAGCGATCGCTGATGTGCATCAAGCGTCGCTCCTTCCCGCAGCTGATCCACGGATTCGTTCTTCCAACCACATTCCAGCTCGGGTGTTGGAGATTCGGTGTGCAGAACATCCTTTCCAGAGACGACATCAGTGGTACACTGCTGAGGTCTCAAATTGGATCTTGAGCTCATAGGATGcataataaaaaagataaaaagtcTGGGATTTTATCGTATGGATAAGATCTGTGCGATATGTAAAGCTTTCACGATCCATCAGCAGTCTAATGTAGTCGGTGTAAATGGTTAATACGACTAATATACGTGCAAGGTTGATGACAtccacaaatttttttttttttttaaatgtccaagCTGTAACAGTTACAGAAGTCCAGAACTGCAAGGTGTGAAATTTAGTCTTTTTTAATAGGTCGTTATTTTgacttaattatttattatagtgTATTTTCACTTACTaagtcattattttgacttaattCCATTATTCTGACTTAGTAAGTCAGAGTAACGAGATATTAAGCCATTACTGTGGCATTGTATTGCACTATGTTGATTTAGTATCTCGTTTTGATTTACTACAttgttattttgacttatttCATTATATTGACTTACTAAGTCATTATTCTGAGATCCTAGTATCTCACTATTTCGccttaataaattatttttaaattagtaTCTCATTAATTGGacttaatattgtgtttttctgACTTTGTATCTCATCATTTTGACTTCGTTAGTGGTTATGACTGACTAAATTGCTATATCGACTTATATTTCATTCTTTTGATGTATTAACTCGTTACTTTATCTTAGTAGGTCAAAGTAACGCGATATTAAGTCATTATTGTGGCATAGTATTGAATTCTTTTGACTTAGTATCTCGTTTTTTGACTTGCTAAGTCAGTACTAACAAAGACCAATGAGTCAAGACttaatttttcattattttgaaatacCAAGTCGTTATTTTGACTTAGCATCTCGTCATGTTGACTGACTTAATCTGTATTTTGACTTAGTAATGTATTATTTCAAGATATCGTTATGTTTACTTAGTAACAAAGAGATATTACATCAAAATAACGACTTAGTACATCAAAGTAAGGAGTTACCAAGTCTAAACTTTctcaaatttaaattaaatgacaaaGCACTTGGACAAAGGTTCAGGGCTTCAATAAACATTCTACGGAGGATTTACATCTTCCACATGGCAGTATGTGCACATTTGCAAGACTTAATATCATCACGTTTGTACTGTTTGTATTAGATATTCACCTGCATCCGCTCTTCTCTTCTATGTTACACAATATGTGCTTGTGACCAGTTTCAGGTTTAGGTCGACCCTTCCTGGAGTCTAAGGAACGACATGCACGAGCTCCGAAAAATCAACCTAAGCTAGCGCGTAACTCGACTCTGAAGACGTGAAACTTTCCCCATGTGAATATCAATAGAACTTTTGGACTCAAGTTGCATGCTCTGAACATGGCTCTTTGATTTTCGGCACCACGGAGACGGAGGAGTTATTAACGAAAAGAGGTTTTTAGCTCGATGAACTTCAAGTCCTGCGGAGTAGAAGGAGGATTCATTCGCAGGGCGTTAATGCATGAACATGGACTTCTGAAGAGTTTCTGGCGCGCTGGAAAACTGCTCATCGAAGCTATACTCTGAATGCTGAGGCGTCTGTTCGAGACTGACAGGACTCTTTAGACACGCCGAGTGTTTCTGTGCATGATTGATTGGCTTGCCATCTCGATGAGATCAATACAGACAAGCTAAATTTCAAACAAGGAGAAATATGCTCACTGATGCACGCAGAAATCAAACGGATTACTTCGTCAGGTGGATTGCTGCTCGTTGCACGGACCTGATAGTGCTTTTTATGGTGATGGATGAGCTTTAGATAGGCATCACACGTCGGCACGCTGCAAGGGCAGTCGACGACGCGGGAGTTCATTTATCGCGTGACGTTCGCCCGAGTCACATGGCACAGACACCACACTTCCATGCGTCTAAACCATTTTCAGGATCTGCATCAAGCTTAACGATGTACTGATGtctatttttaatgaatgaaaaattctGAGATTGGCTTTCTCCACCTGTATCCACCAAGTTCCTTAGTGGTTCCTTGCAGATTGATCGATGCCATTACTTTACCGATTTTAAGTGTGGCGTGTTAATGGAGCTGGAGGtccttttcacattttgtttagATGCCTGGATGTACGCAGATAAAGCTTCTTCAGACGGGATTGTGTTTTGAGTTGTATGGGCAtattcagtcattcatcttcaggGTTAGTGggtctggagcctatcacacAAACACCGAGTGTGTGGCAGTATTACACCatgaatgggacaccagttaCCACAGACGCACATTCACACGCAATCACTAATCCCCTTCCTGGCATGTTCGGTATGTGGGAATTAACCAGAGAACCAGAATCTCAACACCAACACTCTCTTTGAACCTTTTCACTCGGCTTTCTGTCCTTCATTGTACCGAGCATGCTCTTCTAAGAGTCGTTAACGATCTCCATATTGCTGATGCCTTCTTTCTTCTGATTCTGTTGGATTTGGACACTTTTTGACATTCTGCGTTTCCTTGATCAGTATTTCGTGGCCTGAGCCATGTTTGGTTTGCGCCTCACCTTTAAGATAGGCACGACTTTATAACTACTGGTAAAAAACAACCCCGCTGCCTGCCTCCGTCCTCGGTCGCCTTCTTTTAACCATATTTCCCTTAGCCACATCGTCCCCAAAAGACGGTGTTCGCTTCCAGTGCTATGCAGATGACACTCGCATTTATCTCAGTTCACCAAGATTCACCACAGCTCTTCCTACCACCTCTTTAGAATGCTAAATCATGGATGGACACCAACGTTTTTAACCCTGACCAACCAGAAATCTTACTCGTCTCCACAAAAAACTCCAGAATTCTTAGTTGCTATCGATGGCGTCGTCATTAAACCCTCAACAAATGTTACAATACAAAATTAAGCAGATTGTAAACACATGACATAAGGAGTAAATATATAAGGAtagaagatttttttaaaaggaagcCTTTTGGAAGCACACACTCCGCATTAACACAAACCAAGCATGAAAATAACCAACGTCCAGCATCTCACCTTGAACTCCTCCAGTATTTTGTACGTCTTGCTCCTGTACTCGCAAAAGTTCTTGAGCTCCTTGCACTCGGGGCAGCAGCCGTTGTGCTCCACCTTGGTGCACTTGGGGTGGATTTTGGGGCACTCGGGCTGGTCGCACACGGGTCCATCCTCGGTGCATACACATGGGCAGTTCGAATGGCCGGGGAAGAAGCGCTCGCCGAGCTTGTAGACAAAGCCGCTGTCGTCCACGCAGCCTTTGCCGCGGTAGTCGTCGAACAGCACGTCGTTGGTATTGTGCTCGGCCTCGTCGGCTGCGTAGTCCTCGGGAACAAGGGAGGCTGAAGACACGGAGGCGGTCAGGATGAGCAGGAGCATGCAGCTCACTCCCAGGAGACGGCCCATCCTGCGCCACGCCAGGCCTGGAGCAGAGGGAATAGGTTCTTTATTCCACGTCCAGAACATTCTAGATGTCCTATAACATGACGTGTAGTCTAACGCAGgagtgtccgatcttatccgcaaaggcccggtgtgggtgcaggttttcattccaaccaagcataCCCGATTCCACCTGTAATCAGTGGATCCCgtctttcaatagactcaggtgttgTTTCttcttggttggaatgaaaacccgcacccacaccggacctttccggataagatcggacacccctggtctaacGCGATAATTACGAGCCCGGCTGTAGATTTTCTGGTCGATGTGACAGGTAGAACATTGTACCTACAGTAATATATAAGACGCAAGTCGTCCTAACTCGTTACTCTGGAAAGTTTCAAGGcttaacgtaaaaaaaaaaatgaaaccttgAGCATTCTAAGTGTTTCTCCCATCATGTCTTACAACTCTGTATGAAAACCCGACGAATCCAAACAATACTGTGATGTGAATCAGTGaggttactgttaccaccctgaagttgattattttccaataacaacacgTCCTCAatcgttttattcctcttatacaacagcgaTACCAATACTTTAGTTCTCCAACACCCAAGTAGTGGATGGTCTTTCCTGTTCCATCTACCAGTTAACGTCATGTGGTGGTCCTCATGATGCACGCAATGTCTGAAGCGGCTAATATCGTGTTCACACTCCAGAGGTCATTTCAATGTCAAAGAAACAAGGTGAACATAGTAAAATGAATGTTGTGGAACGCTatcgcagctataaacagtaacttcctcactgtctctcctttttctctctctaagtTA contains these protein-coding regions:
- the vwc2l gene encoding von Willebrand factor C domain-containing protein 2-like — protein: MGRLLGVSCMLLLILTASVSSASLVPEDYAADEAEHNTNDVLFDDYRGKGCVDDSGFVYKLGERFFPGHSNCPCVCTEDGPVCDQPECPKIHPKCTKVEHNGCCPECKELKNFCEYRSKTYKILEEFKPSPCEWCRCEPNSEVHCVVADCAVPECVNPVYEPEQCCPICKNGPNCYAGTTIIPAGIEVKVDDCTICRCHSGDWWKPAQCLRRECLNGQTS